Within Quercus lobata isolate SW786 chromosome 5, ValleyOak3.0 Primary Assembly, whole genome shotgun sequence, the genomic segment gaaaaatatgctGATTACTTAATCAGGTCTAATGCCTCATCCATTAGACcacaatattattatatatcacTATTTTGAGTAATTTCTTCTGGCTATTGTTAAGACTCATGAATATGCAAAATGTATCATCCATTGGACCAGAATATTTAGCTTGGTGAAGGAACAATCGAAGAAGATAAAACCACAGTGCAAATTTTGTGAAAGGATGGATCTTAGACTCTTCATAGAAAAATTTCCATCCAATATGAACATGATCATTGCCACTACATGTAATTCAAGCCTATCCTTAAGCATgccaatataataaatttgttcaTTGAACTTGCATTAGTCACTTACTTTTATCTTTTAGGTATGAGAGAATTTGAAACCTATGATGTCAATTATATGAGGATTCTTCCTTGCCTTCATGCCAAAACATcaatggatttcttttttgtagaCGAGATTTGAATTGAGATTCTTTATTCgaaaataaaatactttattGGTTGAGCTAATTGAAATCCAGTAGATCTTGGACTACAGGATACAATAACAATTTGATATGCCAATAGGATTGATCTTCCAAATTGTAGTAACATTAATTTTTGTTGGGTCAAGAGCTTTGTAACTCAACCATTTGGACCTCCCACTAGACATTCAATGGTTAAATCCCCCACCCCaagtatcaaattatcaatatatataagaattttttttgtccgGAAGattgtaatttcattaatgAGAAATGTCattctctaaaaataaacaataaaatacatatatgAAAATCAGCGGTTAGGATGAAATTTAACTACCAGGATCCTCAACCTGGTGAGCTGCACTAATTTAAACTTCAAAATCTCTTCTTAGAAGAGCATAAATTTCATCTTGTCCActgaaaaatggaaaaaaaaaaaaacaaaaaggagaaaaatctCATAGCCTTAAAAACTCTTCTATAAGGAAAAACAATAGAAATTCCTCTCGAGTCCTGACTTTAGAACTCTTCCTAGACTGCCACGGTCTTCAAGCGTTAAGTCATCTCTTCATGTCTTTCCATTGTTCTGCAGAAGCTCATTTTGTAAATCATGGTTGAGCTCTCCACAAAGATGAAGTGTGAGCCACAGCTTCTCCAACAGAGAGATAGATACCGTGTGGCCCAAAGGACTCTGTGATTTCTGATTGATCTAGCTTTTCCGTCACACTTCCGACAGGATTTGCCAACACAAGCTACATAACAAGCAGATAATGAACAATTTAGCAATATGCTTTCCTCAATCACAGATTTTTTAACTTGCTATTATCACTATTTTTACCTTAATTGATCTTTTCTCCAACATCTTTTTGATTTCATATAGTGTGTCAATGCCACTTGTGTCTATTGCTGTCACAgctgagaaaataataaaattgtaagCCAAAATGTACCAGAACACTAGCAACTTGCAAGTTTAATGATACTTCATAACTTCAAGTTTGTGCTCAAGTTGGATAACTGAAAGTACCTGTCATGTCTAAAATTACACATTTCAGTGCActctcattattttcttttacccACTCTTCCTCCTCTCGAACCCATCTTAATATCCTGCACCAAGAATTTTTACCCAGTAAGAGATCTATAAGTCTAGGAGATGCTTAAAAGTATCATTACAGTTGCCTAATGCTATGCTGTAATTTAGATAACATAATGGAACTGACCTTTCTTGCAAGTAAGTTGAGTTTGCAAAGTAGATGGGAGACTCAACAGCAAGAATGAGAAATGAGGGGATCCTTGAAGCTTCTCTATACCGGCTGAGGTTTTGGTAAATTTGAGTGCCCCGGATATTTCCTAAGATTAGAGTGTTTGGCCTGGTGACATGTAAGAGAAtcttgaaaactgaaactgcAACCTGAAAATTGCAATTAAGGTGTTAAATATATCCACCATGTGATGAAATTATTTATGCATAAAAGAGAACAAGAAAAGCTCtagtcttttctttccttcattcTTTTTTGCTCTCTGTGTTTCTAATACTTTGAAAAATAACGAATAATAAAGAAGACTTCAGCTTACCGCAATCGCGAGACCTAGTGGCACTGAAATGAAAAGAACACCGAAGAAGGAGCAGAAACAAGCCATGAAATCAAGTTTGTCAACTTTCCACAATTTGAGCGCTGCCTGATAATCTATTAGGCCAATCACTGCTGTTATGATTATGGCTGCTAAGATGACATTGGGAGTGTAATAAAACAGTGGCATGAGAAACAGCAGTGTCACAAGCACAGCTGAAGCCATGACTATATTTGACACTGCTGTTTGTGCTCCAGCGTTGTAGCTTACAGCAGATCGAGAAAATGATCCTGAAAGATTAATTACAAATATTTGTGTTGTTAGAAACTGTCGTGATTATTACATTGCAGCATAAGTTGTAAAAAGGGCCAAATGAGAAGGTATCATAATTACCTGTAGTAACATAGCATGAAGAGCATGTACCAGCTATGTTCATAACACCAATTGCCATCATTTCTTTGTTTCCATCCACTTGGTAATTTTTAAGAGCAGCAAATGTCCTACCCACAGCAATTCCTTCCTATAACCATACAAAAAGGCCAAAATTTAGAAAGAGGTAACattaatatagcatataaatcttaattataattaattagttGCAGACCCACGCGATGCGTGGGGAAGCTTGGGCTAAAGTGTCCACTAAGTACATATGGTTAAGTGGTTCTATGGTGTCCATAATGAGGAAAGTCAGTGGTAACATGGTAGGAAAGCCATTGTCTATTAAGTACTACTTCAAAAAACCACAGATGGATAATCTACTCAGAAGAAATAACAGGCTTGTGTTGGACAACTTACAGTGAGAGATAAGATTCCAGTTACAATGCCAGTTTTGATAGCTACAGCTAGATGAGGGCCACTGAGGTATAGCATGTTTAGTGAAGGGGGATTAAGGCCCTTTGGTAAGTGACCAATCTGTTCCacataaaaaaagagagaacaataTAGTAGTAagtagtaggaaaaaaaatcataaaacctgttaataattttttatgtaaaagtaCCAAAGAGAATTCTAGCACTTACAATTGGAATTCCATGAACCTTGGACTTGAGGAGGAAAACTATAAGGGTTGAGAGGATAACTGATGTTAATGGGGCAGCTGCTGAGACCCAAAAAAGCTTTGGATTCCTATTGCTCTGTGTTGTTTGATAACAAAGTTACAATCAAAAGAACATAATATTTTGATGATTGAGTAATAAGTGAAATATGATTTTCAGCAACAAAGAAACACTTACAATATGCCTTGCAGTCAACAGAAAgaagaggaaaccaaaaccCATAACAATGGTTTGCCAAGACCACTGCAAACATCAATTGTAACAAAATTagtgaaaatattattgatgATTGCAATTGTGTAATACCAGTAtattacatcattttttttagcaatttgtcTGACATCATAGGGTTCCATCtctttcaattttgaaaaaaataacccTTATAATATCTACAAAAATTGTAGACAGTAAAAATTTGTCACaaagaaacaatatatatatttatatatatttttttggggtgggaattgttgaatatatttaaaataaatccaaTCTAAACTATGAACTTATTTGCAATGTCCACCATAAACTACAAAATTCCAATCAAAGCCCTAATTTGAGATTAATTTGCAATGTATTTCATATTATccaaaattattgttaaaattaacaaattagtGGGCTACttaagtttgaaattttaagtTAATGAGCACTATTATGTTAATCTGGACATATTAATGTACACTATCATCCTCCTACTAATATTAGGGTGTACATCGCAAACTAATATTGATTTGGGATGTTGATTGCaatgatttaaaatttaggTTGAATAATTGAACATTGAAAATTATCCCCCTATAATTGAATCTCCCCTTCCTccttagaaaagaaaatgaccATGTAACTTAGCGTGGACAGCTACAATTTGTCTTAAAAAAGACATAATCATTCTCCGTGGAGAACATAGGCACCGGCCACTGTGTCTTTCTAATAATTAACTAAGGTTGGGTTATTTGGATTTATTTAAAGAAAGCATAACTTTCTCCTATAGTTTAGTTGCCTTTACAAAGACATTTCTAAAAGCTACTTTTGtgtaaaaaatacaaagatatctttgcttaaaaaaaatcagaactAATTCCCAAATGATAcctactctttttttatttttgaagatCAAATTGTACCTACTCAATAGTCAATAccttacttttattattattttttttgacataaaaaaaaggacatcactttttctttgttaagaaaaaaaacccaatagtTCATGAGTTCACATTCTTCAATTTCCTACCGCTAGTCCTACAATAGTTTTAATTAAGGTGCTTTCTCTTTAGAGATGCCTCATACCTCATCTCTGGTGCTTATAACAGAGGAAACAACAGGAATAATTTGCATTTTGCTGGTGAAGTGAGCAATCCCGAGCAATCCTTTAAGCTGTTGCAATGACACGATAACTGCTGCGCCAGCCATAAACCCAACTAGAGTTGCCTTTGAGAGGAAATCAATTATAAAGCCTAGCCTGTGAGTCACAAGACAAAATCAATTTCATAAAGTCAGGAATAGAGAAAATTGATTATGTTCTCTTTATTAATATCCGTGcacaaattcttttattttgcaaCAGAAAAAAATATACGAAGGTGAAACATTCTTTTAAGGTTGTTAATGAATGTGTTACTTATaagaacttttctttttttaatgtgcCATGTTTACTTAATCTTAACTGTTTATCTACTATCATATGttaataattttggaaatcaaatttctcataaaaagggTATGACGCATATCAATCACTTCTCCTAACCCTACAAAAGTGGGAGATTTACGCacgacttttttattttttttctattttttaattctatGTCAACGGTCAAGATTAGGTAGATATACTATACgataaaattttcctttgtaATCAAACAACAAAGACAGTCTAGGATGGGCACAATTTGATACCTTAGAAGACCTAGAGAAGCCTGAAATAAGCCAGCAAAGAAGGTGGCAGTGAAGGCCAATCTAAGATAGAGAATTTGATCTTCAGTAGGAGAAACTGCCTCACTTAACATGGACCCCATGACCAAAGATGCTATTGAGACAGGGCCAACAGCAAGATGTCTAGAACTTCCAAGGATTGAGTATATCAATGGGGGCACAAAGCTCGAGTCTGCATGAAACACAGTTAAACTTGAATTaacttatcatttaaaaaaaataattgatttccTTGTTTATTAATCAATAAGTTAAAATATGAAGTAAAAGGAGTGGTATTGATACTAACATAGTCCGACTATTGGTGGCAAATTGGCAAGCTTTGCATAGCTGATTCCCTGCAACATTACAAACTAATTTAGATTACCAGAAAAACAACAAGAAATtcttgctttaaaaaaaaaaaaaaaaaattctttttggtTGCTTACAGAAGAAGTTCCGAATTATCAAAGTGCAATTAATTAGTTTCAAAGAATATttctattattgtttttttgatagaaGTATATTTCTATTATGGTACAAATAAAATGTGCTAGTAACATACTCCTTATGATTGTAACCACTTGGGTCTTACACGTCGGGTTTTCAACACAAAATGAGAGGTCTCAAGTAGTGGCGGAGCTAGAATTTTAGTCTAGAAggggcaaaattaaaaaacaatattaaaagtaaaattaatctaaaaaaattaataaataataataacaaaataaataaacaattgcaagaaaatatgaatatatttcatagtattaaaataaataaacaaaaataaccaattcatagTCAtaattactacaaattttacaaactgatgtggtaaaaatgtgattagtgttacttaaacaatataatgaatatatgtttgaaattattttttgtgattggtgagaTGTTAATTTGTAAGACataagtagtaaaatttgtaatatatggAAGgacattaaaaatatatttgatgatGGTTAAAGAAGAAGTTCATGTTCAAAGCcatgttataattttatacaatattgattatatcaataaaaacaaatccacttAAAAGAACCCAATTCATGCAGTCCACTCCTCGACTAAAGTAAAAACGACCATCATTCCCGACAGAGATGGAGTATGTGCAGACTGCAGAGCACAAGATTACTTTGGGTAATTTATTAGATACTGCTCCGGGCTCTCACAGGGAAGGGTGGGCCCCACACATGGGACACCTCATGTGAGAGCCCGGAGCACTGCTTTTGAACTATCTAATAATTTCCTGAGTGCTTTTTGTCCACCAATCTTTTTTCATGAAAtgacaaacacaaacaaaaacaaactcaCACACAAAAGCTTTTCAATCTTCAATGCATTATGGTAACTAGTCTCACCTGTGGGATAGCCAGGCTAGCAATGGTAAGACCAGCGATGACATCAGACTTCAGAAGAGAAACATTGTACTCAGAGCCCCATTGGAATATAGGAAAGAAAAACTGTAGACAGATGATCAACTTCTTGAACCATGTTTGATTCTTGCATCTATAAAGTGGGTCATCGGGGAAGAAGATCTCAGTGAGCCTGTGCTTGAGTTTCTGCAAAGTGGTCAGCTTTGGTGGCAAGCAAACCTTGTGAATTTGCATTGGTGGAGGCATTACTCCTGCTTCTGCTGATGAGATTGTCACAGTGGTTTCTAAACATGAAACGTGTTCCACTCTGTTAGAGTTAACACCCatttctatgccaaaaaaagaagaagtacaaGAAGTACCAGTGTACCACCAAGATGTTGAAGAAAAAGTTTAAGAAAACACTATTGAGTATTACACTATGAAACACTGAAAAAGAAATACCCAGaatgttttggtaaaaaaaaaaggaagatggtATGATGGTTTTATAGCAGAAGCAaggaggggagagagagagagagagagagcaagtgCGACGAAAGATGGTAGTTATTCAGCAGTTTGCCTTTTGCTTGATCGGGGTACCTTGGTCATTTAGTTGgatttgaaatatataatcaaacctcttaattaaaaaaaaaaaaaaaggggtaaactTCATTTTTAGTCCTTATCTTATACATCAcatttcaatttgatccttaacatttcaattgtgttaatttggtcCTTACCTTTTTaataccgtgtcaatttaatccatgttgttatcttttggatgaaaattgatgacatgtctaatgaccaaaataaaaaatagcttCCGTTGATGTgagaataaactaaaattttattttggtcattttccatgtcatcaattttcataCAAGATATAAcagtagggactaaattgatacGAGATTGAAAAGTTAGAGTtcaaattaacacaattgaaaggttatggaccaaattgaaatatggtgtaaatgATAGGGATCAAATATatagtttacccaaaaaaaaatttacaactacAGGTGTCAATCTATGACATAATCTTCAGCGTGTCTTTATCAAACCTATTAGAAATGATCACTTTTATTACTTTAACTTAGGAgaccttttgtttttgtgtgtgtttcttatagaaaaaaagaaaagaaaaaattaggaGACcttccattttaaaaaaaagaaagaagtaaacTTAGGAGACTTTCCTTtcaaaaagatagaaaaaaaaaaaggagacctgtaataataataataataataataatgataatgataataataataaaacttagGAGAacttggttaaaaaaaaaaacgtaggtGACTTTTTACTTAACGTCTTAAAAATACTCACACTCCTTACAttttagttaacttttttttggctcaaagttaatttttatgctctatttgttttgttataaaatattttcaatgaaaacattttacatttgaaaatatttttagtaaaatactTTTCAGGTGATTAGTGTagcaagtttttttatttttatttttatttttatttttaagtacaAACCACTAAAATTGGTAACATAGCCATTGAAGCCGCTAGTATAGCGGCCAGAGTTGGTGGTTTGGCAATCGAATTGCCAGCGTTGGGCACTGGCTACCAGACCGTTGGTTCCAGTTGTTAGACCACCGGCTTTGACAACCGGACCAGCGGCTTTGGTGACTTGGCTGATAGCCTGGACCATTAGATTGGTGATCTAGCCACTAGACGGCGGGGGAGGGGAGGAGAACTATTGTATATTTTTGCACAATGttttaccaagttttttaaGCAAAGTgttttataacattttaaaaaggATTTTACGgtcaatgaaaaatattttcaagtttgATCAAATTTTACAATGAAACAAATATGGTGAAAtgctgaaaatattttctgtaaAGTATTTTACAGCGAATATAATTATGCTAACTCATTTCCATGATGCTATCCCTATATAATTATGCTATGTTTGGTTGAACCTAATAGGaaggaagagaaaggaaaagagcaaggaaagagaaaatgagagaaggGAAGTGAAATGATGCACTTCTATATTGATTGAACTATAtgtcatataataaataaataaataaataaacatatatatatatatatatatatatttatatatatatatattttgatttcatttgttTATGATACCCATATACCTGTTTCTGCTTCAAAACCCATATCTCTTGTTATCCCGTTGAAGTTGAAGTTAGGCAAATTTTTGACATTAGGGAGCTCCATTTTTGTCACCATGAAGCATATAGACAGTCTAGGTTCTAACGACAATCTAGAATAACATCTTACAATACTGATAAGATGGatgtgttagatttttttttttttttttttttttttttgagaatcagatATTGGTTATGACATGAGAAAGAAGATGATTATAGACATATATTGTACACGTCACTTTTGTAATCATCCTTTTtcatctaatatatatatatttttgggagAGAGAGTATTGTTTTGACTCATTTTGAAGGTTTCCATATGACTGTATTCTTTTCAtgtgatttcctttttttttttttttttaataataaatatcatatcTTCCAAGGTTGGAAATATTTGTTCTTAGACTTAAATGTCTCCAATCTTactctatttgttttgatgaaaaatcttatgtaaagatagttttccgtaTTTTCTAGTATTTAGTAGTATTAGAAAAAATGAGTCCAAGAAAAGTTTGGTCAATAgaaaaagtatgacttatttttagaattttttttccattaaatgtttttggaaaataacacTATCTCACATCAAgttaaataagggaagttatgtgattatttttcaactcatttaagcTTGTtaccaaatatagaaaaataagatagttttatagaaaatacattttagaaaatgactcatttttctagaaaatattatcgctgaaacaaacagagtggGACCAAGTGAAAAAATAGCTAATTTTGTTTAGATATGAAAAATCCCATTGATCTCccctaagttttttatttattacaattatCACCTCTCTAGTTTGGAATAAGACACCAACTTCCTTTAAAATAGAAACGATTTAAATTAACCTTCATTGGATGACTTAAAAACATTGTACGTTGttagaccccttaacacaaattgtttaacctagtatttagtcaagtgattacttagataaattattcagatctaggctAACACAATAGAATCATATCATATAAATAATgtagaaatataaagaacacaacgatatgataatcTAGGAAAACCTAACCGGTAAAAAACCCGGGGAGAATTTAATCTAGCtctcctcaaggtaaaacagatctactatgaaataattgaagtttgtacaataagacttaaaccactaacatcctattactatctcgtgtagaaaacttactaccatgaccatgtgacagctccaagtccacgaattacttttttctttgatccactgcaaccacaagttctcctacttgcgactttgagactccacttaaaggtttcagatcttctttatgttctttaaacaacaattgaaaatatcatcaagctcttgacatgaatcttgatcttgataaccctaagtgtgtgtatgaaggtaaacacctctagatctcacaaaggATTCAACACACAACCATCAAAAGACTTTAGAgaacaaaaccctagatctacaaaagcggcacaagatgcactctaatctctctctccaaagccCTTATAAAAACGTacttatggtttttttttatatactaggagaagtagatctgaaaccctaatctttaatgggcttgaactgttgtttgggcttaattcaAATTCTGCAGATAGGattctcgatcgattgagccttacttcaatcgatcgagctttGTAATTTTGCACAGCTGCGTTCAACTCGATTCAAACTATAAGAAATAAACTTTGAgtaagcctaaacctagactcattattttgatcatggtttgccaacatatacaaagtgaagttctaatacatttagttcttAAAGTCTTAAAACCTAACAAACATGgctttaaaaaatcttgaaatttctaTTTCATCCTCCACTTAAACTGTTAACCATACCTCTTCCAATAGGAAATTAGGGATTTTTTAAAGCGTATTTTAAGTCATTCAAGGGaggaataagagatttggggttcaattctTGCATATACTAGAAACTAATTGATacgtcttggtttgatgataaaaaactattatcagaagcggatgccataggttgaaactctttctcaaaaaaatggGGAGGAAAGTGTAAATAGTTTGCATTTTGggatgtgagttttttttttttttaacttcaagTTGGTTGAATGCAATTTACACATTTAGATAAGATATAAATTATAAGGATGAATAATTTTGAGTACTCaatatttgacaaaaaaaagtaataaatgagATATGTAAAGAGCATTAAAGTAATTTTACTCATAATATAactcataactttttttttttttggatataagaAAATGGTATCCTTGTCTTTAGCTATGCTATTCCAATAGACAAATAGTGTGGTGAATTGAATTTGGGATTTTTGGATTCGCATGCGCCAAACCAATAAGCCCAACACCCGAGTATCTCATAAGAGATAAAAATATCTTTCCATTCAATTCGGGCAAACACAAGAATGTGGACTTGGTCAAAAATCCTATACATGCATGTCATCGgtatttctcttttgttttggtttgtttgttttgtttttgtttttacccTTGTAACatttgaattaataaaaaaaaagggaacaaagCCTTCTTCTAACCTATATTATTTTCAAAGATGCCTTTTAAATGGTTCAGAGAATTTCCCCCCCTAATGAGatactctatttcaatttttctgcaatatataaaaaatcaaaaaataaaatttattaattaaaatgtaaaatattaaaatatttttagaatactctttattttaaagatcttatttgtattttaaccaACAACTTTCTACATTAAAGTAGGTAAACTTTTACTTTAAAAAAGCTTTGTATATCTAGAAATCACTAGTTTCTAGACTAGAATTGAGGATAGGTTATAGTTTAATCCACTTGAGGAAAAGGCTATGGATCCCTCATTTGGATCTTATGCCTTGTGGACCCATCTAGTCCTTCAAGGAATCATTTCTTTAGTGGGTAGAGAGTTATTATGGTCATACTCAAGTAAGATTGTTATGACTGATTGTCTCTCATTAATTacccatttaattaaaaaagaaaattaacatatcaattcattttcattattttggcAGCAatgaagcaaaaaagaaaaaaagaagaagcaggaaatcattaattaaattttacgTTTCACCTATGACTTGTTCATAAATCAGTTTGGTAACTATTAAAGAgaaaggtaaaaagaaaaaagtttctctTAGAGTGTGAAGTTGATTGTCATTACCTAGgagaaacacaaaattttatca encodes:
- the LOC115992082 gene encoding probable sulfate transporter 3.4, translating into MGVNSNRVEHVSCLETTVTISSAEAGVMPPPMQIHKVCLPPKLTTLQKLKHRLTEIFFPDDPLYRCKNQTWFKKLIICLQFFFPIFQWGSEYNVSLLKSDVIAGLTIASLAIPQGISYAKLANLPPIVGLYSSFVPPLIYSILGSSRHLAVGPVSIASLVMGSMLSEAVSPTEDQILYLRLAFTATFFAGLFQASLGLLRLGFIIDFLSKATLVGFMAGAAVIVSLQQLKGLLGIAHFTSKMQIIPVVSSVISTRDEWSWQTIVMGFGFLFFLLTARHISNRNPKLFWVSAAAPLTSVILSTLIVFLLKSKVHGIPIIGHLPKGLNPPSLNMLYLSGPHLAVAIKTGIVTGILSLTEGIAVGRTFAALKNYQVDGNKEMMAIGVMNIAGTCSSCYVTTGSFSRSAVSYNAGAQTAVSNIVMASAVLVTLLFLMPLFYYTPNVILAAIIITAVIGLIDYQAALKLWKVDKLDFMACFCSFFGVLFISVPLGLAIAVAVSVFKILLHVTRPNTLILGNIRGTQIYQNLSRYREASRIPSFLILAVESPIYFANSTYLQERILRWVREEEEWVKENNESALKCVILDMTAVTAIDTSGIDTLYEIKKMLEKRSIKLVLANPVGSVTEKLDQSEITESFGPHGIYLSVGEAVAHTSSLWRAQP